The region GGGCAATCAGGAACAGCAGTGCGCCGTAGCCCACGTTGGCCCAGGTGGAAAAATACCACGGCGGGGCGATGACAATCTGGATTTCTTTCGGCGCCGAGTAGGTGGTGTAGTCTTTGGCCTTCACCCGGAAGCGATACGTGCCGGGGGCCAGGTTGGTAAACGTCACGTTGTCGGTGCCGGGCCGCAGCGCCACCCAGTCGCCGTCGTCCATGGCGTAGAGGTAGGTAATGCGCTCGGGGTTGTAAAATTCCAGCGCGGAAAATTCGAGGGTAAAGGCGTTGTCTTTGTGCGACAGGTGAAACGTTTCCGCGTTCATCACCGACGTGTTGATGATTTCCCGGTTGCCCGAGCGGCTGCCTTTGTGAATGGGCTGGTCGTGCAGGTAGAAGCCCGCGATGCGCACATGCAGTTCTTTGGCCTGGTCGATGATCTCGTCCGGATAGAAGTAGGTGATGCCGTTGAGTCCGCCGAATACGAGCTGCCCTTCCGGCCCCATGAAGGCCGCCCCCAGGCTGAATTCGTTGCCCTGCACGCCATCCTGCGCGTAATAGTTGATGAACTGGCGTTCGCGGAGCGAGAATTTGGAGATGCCGTGGTTGGTGCCCATCCACAGGTTACCGGCCGGATCGCCGACGAGCGATTTGATCACGTCGCTGGGCAGTCCGTCGTCCTGGGTATAGACTGACAGTTGATGCGTATCCCGATCGATGTACGCCAGGCCCTCTTCGGTGCCCATCCAGATCGTGCCCTGGGCATCTTCGTGAAACGCGTAAACAATGTGGCCGGACAGCAGGCGGTTGGTCCCGTAGGTGGACGTAAAGCTCTGGGTAGCCAGGTCCAGACACCCGAAGCCGTCGAACGTCCCGATGTATAGTTTTTCGTCGGGCGTCAGCAGCAGCGTGTTGATCCAGCTGTTGTGCAGCACGTTCGTTTCGGGGCGGTACTGTTCGCCGCTTACGGCCTCGTACTGTGTGACCTTTTCCGTCGTCAGGTTCATGCAGAAAAGCCCCGCGCCCATCGTGCCGATCCAGAGGTTTTTCCGGGCATCTTCCACCAGGTGAAAAATGCGGGGCGGCTGCAGCGCGTGGCTGAGCCGGTCGTTGACGTACGTGCACACGCCCGTTTCGCGGTTCAGTTTCGCCAGCCCATTCTGGTACGATCCCAGCCAGAGCGTCCGGTCAGAATCTTCGAAGATGCACATGATGGTGGCAGGCACGGCATGGGCCTGTGACGAGGGGGCAAAATGCGCCTTCACTTTCCCGTCCGGAGCGATGCCGTACAGCCCGTCGCCGTCGGTGCCGACCCACAACGTGCCCGCGTGATCTTTGTAGACCGACATGACGTTGCTCGACCCGATGAGGTTGCGGCTGACCGATTTGTAGCCGATGTAGCGGAAGTTGTTCGTCATGGCCGGAAGCAGCATCACGCCTTTCTGGTAAATGCCGATCCAGAGGTTGCCGGCCTGGTCTTCCAGCACGGTGCTGACCTTCGTCTTGGTGAAATCGAACGTTGAAACGTGAAACGCCTCGTCGCTGATTTTTTGCTGCCCAACGTCGTACACCTTCAGGCCTTCGCCCTCGGTGCCCAGGTACAGGTGGCCTTCGCGGCCCAGGTACAGGGTGTTGATCGGCAGGCGGGTATTCGTCGGGGCCGCAACGGGGCGGAACTGATCGGCGTCCGGCGCATACGCGTAGAGTCCGTTCAGGGTGCCGGCATAGACGGTTCCGGCCCGGTCCTGGCAAATGCTGGAGAGGGTATGGCGGAGGTGCTCCTGCTGGCGGAAGTACGTGTCGACGTGGCCGTTCGGGCGGAGGCAGGTCAGGCCGTTGTCTTGCGTGGCGACCCACAGGTTTTGCGCCTGGTCTTCGAACAGGTCACGAATCAGCATGCTCCCGACCGGCAACCGAAGCTGCCGCCCCACCCACCGGTCCTGTTCCTGTTTAAGGGAAAAAATGCCGTGTCCGGACGTAGCGATCAGGACTTCGCCGTTGCGTCGTTCCAGCATGGCGGTGACGTGCGCCTTGTAATCCGCCCCACCTTCCAGCAGCAGCGGAACGCGGCGGAACGTGTCGGTTGCGCAGTCGTACTGTTGCAAGCCGTTATAGAACCCAATGAAGAAGTTTCCCCGGCTGTCTTCAAACAGCATGTGCACTTGGTTGTGCGACAGCGAGGTGGTATCGCCGATGCGGTGCTTGTAGAGGGTGAACTTGGCGCCGTCGTAGCGGTTCAGACCGTCTTCCGTGGCAATCCAGATGATGCGGTTGTGGTCCTGGTGAATGTCCCGGACCAGGCTGTTGGAAAGCTCCTGATCGGCCGAGAAGAGTTTGCCCGGTTGTGCAAACCCGGTCAAGGACCATCCCAGCAGAAAAATCGTCAGTACGTAGCGGTGTATCACAGGCGGTGGTGGAGGCTGAGAAACAAAATAATTCTATAAAGTAACTAATTTGAACAAGGTTGCGCGAAATCTTTGCAAGAAAAACTGCCGCGCGACGGCCTTACGGCCTCGTCAACGGTACACGCTGCAACGGGCGACAAGTTTGTGCAGCACGTCCTTCCCCGCGCCTATGCCCAAAAGCGGCTCACCGCCCCCACCTGCCCGAAGGAATGATTGTTTGAAAATCGTAATTTATCCTTTGAAAATCGTTACGGAATCCTGCACAAAAGCGTGTCCTTTGTATACGTTCAATCACCCTTATGTAGAGGAGAATGCCGTCAACAACAACCTACCACATCGTAAAAATCAGTACCCTGTTCGTTTGGTTTGTCGCCCTGGCCCCGTTTGCTTTTGCGCAACCTGCAGAAGATGTCGCCCGCATCAGCCACTTTGCCGGTAAAGTCATCACGACCCACAACGGCATTTCGCTGGTGCCTTCGTTTTCGCTCGACAAACCGGCCGTGCTGTTCAACCTGTCGATCGGCGGTCCGCGCCTGACGTTCGAGCCCGACATCCGGTTCGCGCTGGAAGGCAAACCCTGGTCGTTTCTGTTCTGGTGGCGCTACAAAGCGATTCAGCACGAGAAGTTTTCCCTGCGGGTGGGGATGCACCCGGCACTAAATTTCCGGACCATTCCGCTGGATGTCAACGGCGGGGCCACGCAGATCATGGAGGCGCGGCGGTTCCTGGCCGGCGAGCTTTCGCCCACGTACGCCCTCACGAAACACATCAGCGTGGGGCCGTATTACCTGTACTCGCGCGGGCTGGACCGCAGCCAGACACACACACACTTTCTGGTATTGAACACCGCTTTTACGAACCTCCCGCTCTCGAAAGATGTATCCATCAGTATATTCCCGAACGTGTATTACCTGAAGATGGACGCGCTGGATGGCTTCTACGTCTCCTCCACGCTGCGGCTGGCCAAGCGGGATTTCCCGCTTTCGCTCGAGTCGGTCCTGAACAAAATCATTCGGTCGGAGATTTTACCCGAGCGGGATTTCGTCTGGAATGTTTCGCTGGTGTACTCGTTCAACCAGCAGTTTGTACCGTATCGCCCTCAATTTTAAAACCCCGGGGCCTTGCCGTCCCGATAAACGAACTACTGCATGTCCGATAAACCAGAAACGCTGGAAGAGCTCTACAAACGGAAGTTCAACTGGGTGCCGGATTCGCTGCGGAAAGAAATGGGACATTTCAATGTGTTTCCGCTCGACCCGTTCGTGGGGGAGCGCGCACAGCCCGTGCCCTACATCAAGCGCGATTATTACAAAATCATGCTGGCGATCGGCAGCAGCCAGGTGCACTATGCCGACAAGGTGGTGGACGTGAAAAAACAGGCCCTGTCGTTCTCGCACCCGCAGATTCCCTACAAATGGGAGCACAACCGCATCCGCCGCGGCTTTTTCTGCATCTTCGACCAGCACTTTTTTCACAACTTCGGTGACCTGAACCAGTACGAGGTGTTTCAGCCGAACGGCACGCACCTTTTCGAACTGACCGACGAACAGGTCGCACAGGTGACGGCGGTGTACGAGCGCATGTTTGCCGAAATCGACTCCGATTACCTGTATAAATACGACGTATTGCGGACGCTGGTGTTCGAGCTGTTGCACTTCGCGCTGAAAATGCAACCCTCCTCGACGTTCGACAAACAGCCGATCAACGCTTCGCAGCGCATTTCCACCCTGTTTCTGGAGCTGTTGGAGCGGCAGTTTCCGCTGGACGATACGCACCAGCGGGTCAACCTGCGCACCGCCTCTGACTTTGCCGGGCAGCTCAACATCCACGTTAATCACCTGAACCGGGCCGTCAAAGAAATTACACAGAAGACCACCTCGCAACTGATTGCCGAACGGATTGTGCAGGAATCCAAGGTGCTACTGAAAGACAGCAGTTGGAACGTCTCTGAAATTGCTTACGCGCTGGGGTTTACGGAAACGACCCACTTCAACAATTTTTTCAAAAAACACATGCAACGCAGCCCCTTGCAGTACCGGAAGGCCTGAGTTGCAAGAGCGGCCCGCCGGGCCTCGGCACCACCGCACACACACGTATCATTCAACCCGTAACGATCATGATGCAGACACGCACATTAGGAAACACACAACTGGAAGTCTCGGCCCTTGGGCTGGGATGCATGGGCATGAGTTTTGGCTACGGCCCGGCCAAAGATGCTTCGGAAATGATTGCGCTGATTCGCGCAGCCGTCGAACAGGGCGTCACCTTTTTCGACACCGCCGAAGTGTACGGCCCCTTTACCAACGAGGAGCTGGTCGGCCAGGCCCTGGAGCCGTTTAAAGGGAAGGTGGTAATCGCTACCAAATTCGGATTCAACATCGAAAACGGGAAGATGAACGGCGTCAACAGCCGCCCCGACAACATCCGCCGCGTGGCCGAAGCCTCGATGAAGCGCCTGCGCGTCGACGTGCTGGACCTGTTTTACCAACACCGTGTGGACCCCAACGTGCCGATCGAGGACGTGGCCGGTACCGTGCAGGACCTGATTCGGGAAGGCAAGGTGAAGCATTTCGGCCTGTCGGAGGCCGGAGCGCAGACCATTCGCCGGGCACACGCCGTGCAGCCGGTGACGGCCCTGCAAAGCGAATATTCGCTCTGGACACGCCAACACGAGCGCGAGATTCTCCCTACCATCGAAGAACTGGGCATCGGCCTGGTGGCCTACAGCCCACTCGGCAAAGGTTTCCTGGCCGGAAAGATTGACGAGAACACGCGGTTTGCCGAAGGCGACATCCGCAACACCCTGCCGCGCTATACGGAAGAGGCGCGCGTGGCCAACAAGGCACTGCTGGACCTGTTGCAGCAATTCGCCGCCCAGAAGCGCGTCAACGGTGCACCGGCCACTCCGGCACAGATCGCCCTGGCCTGGGTGCTGGCCCAGAAACCCTGGATCGTGCCCATTCCGGGTACGACCAAGGCGCATCGGCTGACCGAAAACATCGGAGCAGCCCAGATCACGCTGACGCCGGAAGAATTACAACAGATCGAAGACGCCTCAGCCCACATCGAAGTTGTAGGCAACCGGTACACAGAAGCGATGGAAAAGGCAACGGGCCTGTAATCCGCCGCACAAACGTAACGAACGACAGGCAAGCCGGTCATCGGAGGGAACACCTCGGACGACCGGCTTTTTCTTTGCAGTAGGCGCCGGCCCGCCCTGAGATCGGAAAAAATAATTTCAGCGAGCCGGAATCTCGAAAGGAGGTTATAGGCGTTCCTCTATACGATAAACGGCAACATAGATTTTATCTATCAGAGG is a window of Catalinimonas alkaloidigena DNA encoding:
- a CDS encoding hybrid sensor histidine kinase/response regulator transcription factor, translated to MIHRYVLTIFLLGWSLTGFAQPGKLFSADQELSNSLVRDIHQDHNRIIWIATEDGLNRYDGAKFTLYKHRIGDTTSLSHNQVHMLFEDSRGNFFIGFYNGLQQYDCATDTFRRVPLLLEGGADYKAHVTAMLERRNGEVLIATSGHGIFSLKQEQDRWVGRQLRLPVGSMLIRDLFEDQAQNLWVATQDNGLTCLRPNGHVDTYFRQQEHLRHTLSSICQDRAGTVYAGTLNGLYAYAPDADQFRPVAAPTNTRLPINTLYLGREGHLYLGTEGEGLKVYDVGQQKISDEAFHVSTFDFTKTKVSTVLEDQAGNLWIGIYQKGVMLLPAMTNNFRYIGYKSVSRNLIGSSNVMSVYKDHAGTLWVGTDGDGLYGIAPDGKVKAHFAPSSQAHAVPATIMCIFEDSDRTLWLGSYQNGLAKLNRETGVCTYVNDRLSHALQPPRIFHLVEDARKNLWIGTMGAGLFCMNLTTEKVTQYEAVSGEQYRPETNVLHNSWINTLLLTPDEKLYIGTFDGFGCLDLATQSFTSTYGTNRLLSGHIVYAFHEDAQGTIWMGTEEGLAYIDRDTHQLSVYTQDDGLPSDVIKSLVGDPAGNLWMGTNHGISKFSLRERQFINYYAQDGVQGNEFSLGAAFMGPEGQLVFGGLNGITYFYPDEIIDQAKELHVRIAGFYLHDQPIHKGSRSGNREIINTSVMNAETFHLSHKDNAFTLEFSALEFYNPERITYLYAMDDGDWVALRPGTDNVTFTNLAPGTYRFRVKAKDYTTYSAPKEIQIVIAPPWYFSTWANVGYGALLFLIALLVVQQVRQRQRTRQKMREHLHAKQINEAKLQFFINIAHEIRTPMSLIISPLKKLMTADDDRERRQDYDTMHRNSERILRLINQLMDVRKIDKGQMQLRFQEREMVQYLRDICALFEEQAQSHHLRFTFLPAVEEVPVWVDPDHFDKVMINVLANAFKFTPERGTVAVALSTGEDTQPGTGFRRYVEIVVSDSGPGIPEHALETVFECFYQGPASSAQPGTGIGLHLTRSLVQLHHGTIQAENNADGQGCRFRIKLPLGSEHLSSAERENRPSARPKPQPLVPVVAPFGPSAGSTKGKATTKRRVLVVDDDAEIRRYLCRELATDYTVLESANGREALTLALSKRPDLIISDVMMPEMDGITLCRKIKQNVNINHAPVVLLTARSEEEDNLEGLGIGADAYLVKPFNLDMLKVTVQNLIQNRALLRNSFSGNQQQKDKVHKVELKSADEKLLKKFMDIMNEQLANPALSVEMIASQIGISRVHLHRKLKELTNQSTSDLMRNIRLQQAATLLASKPLNVSEVAFAVGFTNPAYFSNAFKDLYGMSPTHYRETHLDSEASAPNVTRL
- a CDS encoding helix-turn-helix domain-containing protein; this translates as MSDKPETLEELYKRKFNWVPDSLRKEMGHFNVFPLDPFVGERAQPVPYIKRDYYKIMLAIGSSQVHYADKVVDVKKQALSFSHPQIPYKWEHNRIRRGFFCIFDQHFFHNFGDLNQYEVFQPNGTHLFELTDEQVAQVTAVYERMFAEIDSDYLYKYDVLRTLVFELLHFALKMQPSSTFDKQPINASQRISTLFLELLERQFPLDDTHQRVNLRTASDFAGQLNIHVNHLNRAVKEITQKTTSQLIAERIVQESKVLLKDSSWNVSEIAYALGFTETTHFNNFFKKHMQRSPLQYRKA
- a CDS encoding aldo/keto reductase, which gives rise to MQTRTLGNTQLEVSALGLGCMGMSFGYGPAKDASEMIALIRAAVEQGVTFFDTAEVYGPFTNEELVGQALEPFKGKVVIATKFGFNIENGKMNGVNSRPDNIRRVAEASMKRLRVDVLDLFYQHRVDPNVPIEDVAGTVQDLIREGKVKHFGLSEAGAQTIRRAHAVQPVTALQSEYSLWTRQHEREILPTIEELGIGLVAYSPLGKGFLAGKIDENTRFAEGDIRNTLPRYTEEARVANKALLDLLQQFAAQKRVNGAPATPAQIALAWVLAQKPWIVPIPGTTKAHRLTENIGAAQITLTPEELQQIEDASAHIEVVGNRYTEAMEKATGL